A window of the Eriocheir sinensis breed Jianghai 21 unplaced genomic scaffold, ASM2467909v1 Scaffold297, whole genome shotgun sequence genome harbors these coding sequences:
- the LOC126991522 gene encoding RAB6-interacting golgin-like isoform X2, which translates to MSARGWAGFTEADIKEVQRGGGGGPNLKPALQQRGGSRGGAQRGILGSKRGVVRAAGTTTHYTPLPPQARLSQDPDSPRSLSSQQTPESSPAPSPSPVPPSPCTSPTGNQTHPKSVKIRLGENNSYEVIPSSGTPDSPPSPRTDGDGGGAEEEEEEGSGEFFINKGGGGGGKEEEGALLENLQKRQREMEEQNKRRKELLMQAIEDRSRRTKSEAQKLKHIQKELSRLDSLLSTDVAILRNQIEAASQEFNEAQKRYERAEREFIEAKLQLFGRLERKELLTEHLCRIIEANERRKAEKLSELMAQLEVVDCVGELPSPPTPSECLPQLASLDEVSYAACTTLKHPLKAAQALHAGLARVNGNLRVEEVRRAAARKEEEMQEETKEVKENEKDTKEDETREVKEKEDETKEIKEEERKERKESLGEVGKRKEEEEKRGEGEGEGEGGGGGGGGDE; encoded by the exons AGGTCCAAATCTTAAGCCGGCCCTGCAGCAGCGTGGGGGCAGCCGAGGTGGGGCACAGCGGGGCATCCTGGGCAGCAAACGTGGGGTGGTGAGGGCAGCTGGCACCACCACCCACtacacgcccctccccccccaggcCAGGCTCTCACAG GACCCAGACTCCCCACGGTCCCTGTCCAGCCAGCAGACCCCCGAGTCCTCCCCAGCACCTTCCCCGTCCCCTGTGCCTCCCTCCCCATGCACCTCCCCGACAGGCAA CCAAACTCACCCCAAGAGCGTTAAAATCCGCCTTGGGGAGAACAATTCCTATGAGGTCATCCCCAGCAGTGGCACCCCAGactccccgccctcccccagaaCCGACGGGGATGGGGGgggagccgaggaggaggaggaggaggggtctggGGAGTTCTTCAtcaacaagggaggaggaggaggagggaaggaagaagagggagcacTACTTGAAAACCtgcagaagagacagagagagatggaggaacagaacaagaggaggaaagagttacTGATGCAGGCTATTgaagacag GAGTCGTCGCACCAAATCCGAGGCGCAGAAGCTCAAACACATTCAGAAGGAGCTCAGCAGACTGGACTCCCTTCTCTCGACCGACGTGGCCATCCTCAGGAACCAGATCGAGGCTGCCAGTCAGGAGTTCAACGAGGCTCA GAAGAGGTATGAGAGGGCTGAGAGGGAGTTCATCGAGGCCAAGCTGCAGCTGTTTGGCCGCCTGGAGCGCAAGGAGCTGCTGACGGAACACCTGTGTCGCATCATCGAGGCCAACGAGAGGCGGAAGGCGGAGAAGCTGTCGGAACTGATGGCCCAGCTGGAGGTGGTGGACTGTGTGGGGGAGCTGCCCAGCCCACCGACCCCCTCAGAG tGCCTGCCACAGTTAGCCTCCCTGGACGAGGTGAGCTATGCCGCCTGCACCACCCTGAAGCACCCCCTCAAGGCAGCCCAGGCCCTGCACGCCGGCCTGGCACGGGTCAACGGGAACCTGAGGGTGGAGGAGGTCAGGAGGGCGGccgcgaggaaggaggaggagatgcaagaagaaacgaaggaagtgaaagagaacgagaaggacacaaaggaagatgaaacaagggaagtaaaggagaaggaagatgaaacaaaggaaataaaagaagaggagaggaaagagaggaaggaaagtcttggtgaggtagggaagagaaaggaagaggaagagaaaagaggagaaggagaaggagaaggagaaggaggaggaggaggaggaggaggtgatgaatga
- the LOC126991522 gene encoding RAB6-interacting golgin-like isoform X1 — MSARGWAGFTEADIKEVQRGGGGGGPNLKPALQQRGGSRGGAQRGILGSKRGVVRAAGTTTHYTPLPPQARLSQDPDSPRSLSSQQTPESSPAPSPSPVPPSPCTSPTGNQTHPKSVKIRLGENNSYEVIPSSGTPDSPPSPRTDGDGGGAEEEEEEGSGEFFINKGGGGGGKEEEGALLENLQKRQREMEEQNKRRKELLMQAIEDRSRRTKSEAQKLKHIQKELSRLDSLLSTDVAILRNQIEAASQEFNEAQKRYERAEREFIEAKLQLFGRLERKELLTEHLCRIIEANERRKAEKLSELMAQLEVVDCVGELPSPPTPSECLPQLASLDEVSYAACTTLKHPLKAAQALHAGLARVNGNLRVEEVRRAAARKEEEMQEETKEVKENEKDTKEDETREVKEKEDETKEIKEEERKERKESLGEVGKRKEEEEKRGEGEGEGEGGGGGGGGDE; from the exons GTCCAAATCTTAAGCCGGCCCTGCAGCAGCGTGGGGGCAGCCGAGGTGGGGCACAGCGGGGCATCCTGGGCAGCAAACGTGGGGTGGTGAGGGCAGCTGGCACCACCACCCACtacacgcccctccccccccaggcCAGGCTCTCACAG GACCCAGACTCCCCACGGTCCCTGTCCAGCCAGCAGACCCCCGAGTCCTCCCCAGCACCTTCCCCGTCCCCTGTGCCTCCCTCCCCATGCACCTCCCCGACAGGCAA CCAAACTCACCCCAAGAGCGTTAAAATCCGCCTTGGGGAGAACAATTCCTATGAGGTCATCCCCAGCAGTGGCACCCCAGactccccgccctcccccagaaCCGACGGGGATGGGGGgggagccgaggaggaggaggaggaggggtctggGGAGTTCTTCAtcaacaagggaggaggaggaggagggaaggaagaagagggagcacTACTTGAAAACCtgcagaagagacagagagagatggaggaacagaacaagaggaggaaagagttacTGATGCAGGCTATTgaagacag GAGTCGTCGCACCAAATCCGAGGCGCAGAAGCTCAAACACATTCAGAAGGAGCTCAGCAGACTGGACTCCCTTCTCTCGACCGACGTGGCCATCCTCAGGAACCAGATCGAGGCTGCCAGTCAGGAGTTCAACGAGGCTCA GAAGAGGTATGAGAGGGCTGAGAGGGAGTTCATCGAGGCCAAGCTGCAGCTGTTTGGCCGCCTGGAGCGCAAGGAGCTGCTGACGGAACACCTGTGTCGCATCATCGAGGCCAACGAGAGGCGGAAGGCGGAGAAGCTGTCGGAACTGATGGCCCAGCTGGAGGTGGTGGACTGTGTGGGGGAGCTGCCCAGCCCACCGACCCCCTCAGAG tGCCTGCCACAGTTAGCCTCCCTGGACGAGGTGAGCTATGCCGCCTGCACCACCCTGAAGCACCCCCTCAAGGCAGCCCAGGCCCTGCACGCCGGCCTGGCACGGGTCAACGGGAACCTGAGGGTGGAGGAGGTCAGGAGGGCGGccgcgaggaaggaggaggagatgcaagaagaaacgaaggaagtgaaagagaacgagaaggacacaaaggaagatgaaacaagggaagtaaaggagaaggaagatgaaacaaaggaaataaaagaagaggagaggaaagagaggaaggaaagtcttggtgaggtagggaagagaaaggaagaggaagagaaaagaggagaaggagaaggagaaggagaaggaggaggaggaggaggaggaggtgatgaatga